A portion of the Lolium rigidum isolate FL_2022 chromosome 1, APGP_CSIRO_Lrig_0.1, whole genome shotgun sequence genome contains these proteins:
- the LOC124658901 gene encoding U-box domain-containing protein 34-like: MASSAAGGDPVAVAVAVRGDGRASRRAARWAAANLATVPGRVALVHVIPPVYFVPSPTGERVPVERMEAGVVEMYAQDRRARAQDVFLPFRRLCGRRSVETVVLEGDSVAEALARYAVESGVRNLVLGSASLPWFRRIFRLQDMPATVLKAMPCSCNVFLVSRRRLTIKFANQAQTGKAYTCVRIKSLTHRSFSLMKRNWSQEKQSLRDLPDDEAPKYSGVNSSDSCSQLSSSLSTSTNAVKSSESHGRCLLGNLGRKTPGRRRDKEFDSISQLKEFLYVSLKSVEESQPIDDVAELRKELQGTATIYHEGSEDLVHAKKKIQVLPNECSEDLKKVQDALQREDLKQIDNRKHSKAVREAEVVKEAFVNEAYSKHEAEIVAKIMTTEKGKTVDALLSTEKSCRRYSRHEIELATDYFSDAKKIGEGGYGIVYRCTLDHTEVAVKVIQQDSRDKINEFFKEVEILSQLHHPNLVLLLGFCPEIGCLVYEYMENGSLEDQLSNKKGCQPLHWFLRFQIIFEVARGLAFLHGTKPEPIVHRDLKPGNILLDKNYVSKIGDVGLSKLISDLVPDGLTEYRDTVIAGTLYYMDPEYQLTGTVRPKSDLFALGVIILQLLTGKLPHGLIVSAEEAIQKGMFSDILDKSQSDWPIAEAEMLAKLGLHCTALRCRDRPNLESEVLPELENILSRVTASPPKLRSPDVAVPSHFICPILQEVMDDPYVAADGHTYEHRAIKAWLKKHKTSPITKRRLPNLSIIRSNSLQEAIQQWKQTSR; this comes from the exons ATGGCCTCCTCGGCCGCCGGCGGAGACCCAGTGGCGGTCGCCGTGGCCGTGCGCGGGGACGGCCGCGCCAGCCGCCGGGCCGCCAGGTGGGCCGCCGCCAACCTCGCCACCGTGCCCGGCCGCGTCGCGCTCGTCCATGTCATCCCGCCCGTCTACTTCGTTCCCTCCCCCA CGGGGGAGAGGGTGCCGGTGGAGAGGATGGAGGCGGGGGTGGTGGAGATGTACGCGCAGGACAGGAGGGCGCGCGCGCAGGACGTCTTCCTCCCCTTCCGCCGCCTATGCGGCCGCAGAAGC GTGGAGACGGTGGTTCTGGAGGGGGACAGCGTCGCGGAGGCGCTGGCGAGGTACGCCGTGGAGTCCGGCGTCCGCAACCTGGTGCTCGGATCCGCCTCATTGCCCTGGTTCAGGAG GATATTTCGGCTCCAAGATATGCCCGCTACTGTTCTAAAAGCCATGCCGTGTTCCTGCAATGTATTTCTTGTGTCCCGGCGCAGATTAACTATAAAATTTGCAAACCAGGCTCAAACAGGCA AGGCATACACTTGTGTAAGGATCAAGTCACTTACCCATAGATCATTTTCCCTAATGAAGAGGAACTGGTCGCAAGAAAAACAATCATTACGTGACCTCCCTGATGACGAGGCACCAAAATATTCTGGAGTTAATAGTTCTGACTCGTGCTCTCAGTTGTCCAGTTCTCTTAGCACTTCTACGAATGCTGTTAAAAGTTCAGAAAGTCATGGGAGATGCCTTTTAGGAAACCTTGGTCGAAAGACACCTGGGAGAAGAAGGGACAAAGAATTTGATTCTATTAGTCAACTGAAAGAATTTCTTTATGTATCCTTGAAATCAGTTGAAGAG TCTCAACCTATTGATGACGTAGCAGAACTGAGGAAGGAGTTGCAGGGTACAGCGACGATATATCATGAAGGTAGTGAAGATCTTGTCCATGCTAAGAAAAAG ATCCAGGTACTTCCTAATGAGTGCAGTGAAGATTTGAAGAAGGTGCAAGATGCATTACAGAGGGAGGATTTGAAACAGATAGATAATCGCAAACATTCCAAAGCTGTTAGAGAAGCTGAGGTGGTGAAAGAGGCATTCGTTAATGAGGCTTATTCCAAGCACGAGGCTGAAATAGTAGCTAAAATTATGACTACTGAGAAGGGAAAGACTGTGGATGCTCTATTGTCGACAGAGAAAAGTTGCAGGCGTTACTCGAGACATGAAATAGAACTCGCTACTGATTACTTTTCTGATGCAAAGAAGATTGGTGAGGGGGGCTATGGGATTGTATACAGGTGCACCCTTGATCACACTGAAGTAGCTGTCAAGGTTATCCAGCAAGATTCCAGGGACAAGATTAATGAGTtctttaaagag GTTGAGATTCTAAGTCAGCTTCACCATCCCAACTTGGTTTTGTTGCTTGGTTTTTGTCCTGAAATTGGATGCCTTGTATATGAATACATGGAGAATGGAAGTCTAGAAGATCAACTCAGTAACAAGAAAGGCTGCCAACCACTGCATTGGTTTCTTCGCTTCCAAATAATATTTGAGGTAGCTCGCGGGCTTGCTTTCTTGCATGGAACTAAACCAGAGCCCATTGTGCATCGTGACCTGAAGCCTGGAAATATCTTGCTGGACAAGAACTATGTAAGCAAAATAGGCGATGTAGGTCTGTCGAAGCTCATATCGGATCTTGTACCAGATGGTTTGACAGAATACAGAGACACCGTCATCGCTGGCACACTGTATTACATGGACCCCGAGTACCAATTAACTGGGACGGTTCGTCCGAAATCGGATCTTTTTGCTTTGGGGGTCATCATTCTTCAACTACTAACCGGAAAGCTTCCGCATGGGCTGATAGTTAGTGCAGAAGAGGCGATCCAAAAAGGAATGTTTTCTGATATActtgacaagtctcaaagtgattggcCAATAGCCGAGGCAGAGATGCTGGCAAAGCTGGGGCTGCATTGCACGGCGCTAAGATGCAGGGACAGGCCTAACCTCGAATCGGAGGTGCTTCCGGAGCTCGAAAATATTCTAAGTAGGGTTACCGCTTCTCCTCCAAAGCTAAGAAGCCCAGATGTAGCTGTGCCAAGCCACTTCATCTGCCCTATACTGCAG GAGGTGATGGATGATCCTTACGTTGCTGCTGATGGGCACACCTATGAGCACAGGGCAATCAAAGCTtggctcaagaaacacaagacctCCCCAATTACGAAACGCAGGCTTCCGAATCTGTCCATAATTCGGAGCAATTCTTTGCAAGAGGCGATACAGCAATGGAAGCAGACATCTAGATGA
- the LOC124694265 gene encoding (S)-coclaurine N-methyltransferase-like, translating to MAAAVLVERAYEAAARSALAALERNLLPDAVTRRLTRLLLAQRLRLGYLPSAPLQLQDLVLFAHSLEGMPIAIETDKAKTQHYELPTTFFKLVLGKHLKYSSCYFPHDSSTLEDAEVAMLELYCERAQVQDGQSILDVGCGWGSLSVYIAKKYRNCSITGICNSTTQKAFIEERCRENELSNVEIIVADISKFEMERSFDRIISIEMFEHMKNYKALLKKISGWMKEDTLLFVHYFCHKTFAYHFEDKNDDDWITRYFFTGGTMPSANLLLYFQEDVSMVNHWLVSGTHYARTSEEWLKLMDKNITTIRPIFEKTYGKESATKWIAYWRTFFISVAELFGYNNGDEWMVAHHLFRKK from the exons ATGGCGGCGGCGGTTCTGGTAGAGCGGGCgtacgaggcggcggcgcggtccgCGCTCGCGGCGCTGGAGCGCAACCTCCTGCCGGACGCGGTCACCCGGCGGCTCACGCGCCTCCTGCTCGCGCAGCGCCTCCGCCTCGGCTACCTCCCCTCCGCGCCGCTCCAGCTGCAAGACCTCGTCCTCTTCGCGCACT CTCTTGAAGGCATGCCCATTGCAATCGAAACGGACAAAGCTAAAACCCAACACTACGAGTTGCCGACCACATTCTTCAAGCTAGTGCTTGGAAAACACTTGAAATACAG TTCATGTTACTTCCCTCATGATTCAAGCACCCTAGAAGATGCTGAGGTTGCGATGTTGGAGTTGTATTGTGAGAGAGCTCAAGTGCAAGATGGTCAAAGCATTCTTGATGTTGGATGTGGATGGGGATCCCTCTCTGTGTACATAGCAAAGAAATATCGGAACTGCAGCATTACAGGGATATGCAACTCAACAACACAAAAAGCTTTTATAGAAGAGAGGTGTAG GGAAAATGAGCTCTCGAATGTTGAGATAATTGTAGCAGACATCAGCAAGTTTGAGATGGAGCGTTCTTTTGACAGGATCATATCCATAGAAATGTTTGag CACATGAAAAACTACAAGGCACTTCTTAAAAAGATATCTGGATGGATGAAAGAGGATACCTTATTATTTGTTCACTACTTCTGCCACAAGACATTTGCGTATCACTTTGAG GACAAGAATGATGATGATTGGATTACAAGGTATTTCTTCACTGGAGGAACAATGCCATCAGCAAATCTCCTTCTCTACTTTCAG GAAGATGTATCTATGGTCAATCATTGGCTTGTCAGTGGCACACATTATGCTAGAACTAG TGAGGAGTGGCTGAAGCTTATGGATAAGAACATAACCACCATAAGGCCAATCTTTGAGAAAACTTATGGGAAGGAATCAGCTACCAAATGGATAGCTTATTGGCGGACATTCTTCATCTCAGTCGCTGAACTTTTCGgatataacaatggtgatgaatgGATGGTTGCACATCACTTGTTCCGAAAGAAGTAG
- the LOC124658912 gene encoding uncharacterized protein LOC124658912 yields MQSAGEEAPRLAPATSEDGGKSPASPSMDNERQIPVDPVSLRHLGMVADPDSPLSAPSVMTELVAHPSPLLPPLRRPTFVGASLPCSASSSPVHSAGAKREEPSLATVIALSSLARQHSAALAHYVTSPSAAPTTLSRSASRAEGRTMAPHDDEYPHFEFETDAEAHGFKCGVLCMFIPGFNKKKRGSPSAAAVVSSIQRQHSGARRRSSVSRMASMERFECGSWSPPPPPPPTSAPHVDTDFPMEVAKISCADDTDLPIKMAFVFDGDARGVLKKSASESESRRMSSASQRHVRFSTAAAPPASCPTSPCITPRLAMARAEFNAFLEAQSA; encoded by the exons ATGCAGTCCGCCGGCGAGGAAGCGCCACGGCTTGCGCCGGCCACATCGGAGGACGGCGGCAAGAGCCCGGCGTCACCGTCGATGGACAACGAGCGGCAGATCCCCGTGGACCCCGTCTCGCTGCGGCACCTGGGCATGGTCGCCGACCCGGACTCGCCGCTCTCGGCGCCGTCGGTCATGACGGAGCTGGTGGCGCACCCGTCCCCGCTCCTGCCCCCGCTCCGCCGGCCCACGTTCGTCGGCGCCAGCCTCCCgtgctccgcgtcctcctcccccGTCCACAGCGCCGGCGCGAAGCGCGAAGAGCCCAGCCTCGCCACGGTCATCGCCCTGAGCTCCCTCGCGCGGCAGCACTCCGCCGCGCTCGCCCACTACGTCACCTCGCCGTCCGCGGCGCCCACCACGCTCTCGAGGAGCGCGTCCCGCGCCGAGGGGAGGACCATGGCGCCGCACGACGACGAGTACCCGCACTTCGAGTTCGAGACCGACGCGGAGGCCCACGGCTTCAAGTGCGGCGTGCTGTGCATGTTCATCCCGGGCTTCAACAAGAAGAAGCGGGGCTCGCCCTCCGCGGCGGCCGTCGTGTCGAGCATACAGAGGCAGCACTCGGGGgcgaggcggcggagcagcgtgtcgcggatggcgtcgatggagaggtTCGAGTGCGGGTCgtggagcccgccgccgccgccgccgcccacctcggCGCCGCACGTCGACACGGACTTCCCGATGGAGGTGGCCAAGATCAGCTGCGCGGACGACACGGACCTGCCGATCAAGATGGCGTTCGTGTTCGATGGCGACGCGAGGGGTGTCCTGAAGAAGTCGGCGTCGGAGTCGGAGTCGCGGCG GATGTCGTCCGCCTCGCAGCGGCACGTGAGGTTCTCGACCGCAGCCGCGCCGCCGGCGTCGTGCCCGACCTCGCCGTGCATCACGCCGCGCCTGGCGATGGCCAGGGCGGAGTTCAACGCATTCTTGGAGGCGCAGAGCGCGTAG